A region from the Altererythrobacter sp. H2 genome encodes:
- a CDS encoding dihydroorotase: protein MTMPTPLTIRNARLVTPLGVQNGAIRLEAGRISALADLAAQDGDSVIDAKGALVVPGLVDFGVFAVDKPAFHFGGITRAALMPDQSPVLDLPSRVSYIAKSGKPDLWVHPLSAATRGLAGSELAELALMKEAGARGVATGRRWVADTGVMLRLMQYAAMLDLVVVAHAEDGGLAGEGVATAGEMATRLGLPSAPAEAEALAVARDLALAEMSGARLHLRQVTTRAALDLVRSAKGRGVAVTCGVTPAHFMLSDLALVGFRTFARLSPPLRTDEDRKAVVEAIGDGTIDVIASGHDPRGPEDKRLPFVDAEPGMAGAETLLAMTLTLVRDGVIDLVRAFELLAATPARLLGVEAGVLRAGYEADIALVDPEKPWIVSSARMAATAGNTPFDGQPAQGRVLALYKGGVAIG from the coding sequence ATGACCATGCCGACCCCGCTGACGATCCGCAACGCCCGGCTGGTAACGCCGCTAGGGGTGCAGAACGGGGCGATCCGGCTCGAAGCCGGGCGGATTTCCGCGCTGGCTGATCTTGCTGCGCAAGACGGCGATTCTGTGATCGATGCCAAGGGGGCGCTGGTCGTCCCCGGTCTGGTCGATTTCGGAGTGTTTGCAGTCGACAAGCCGGCCTTCCATTTTGGCGGGATTACCCGGGCTGCGCTGATGCCCGATCAGTCGCCTGTGCTCGACCTGCCGAGCCGGGTGTCGTACATCGCCAAGAGCGGCAAGCCGGACCTGTGGGTCCACCCGCTGTCCGCAGCAACGCGGGGGCTGGCCGGGAGCGAACTGGCCGAACTTGCGCTGATGAAGGAAGCTGGCGCACGCGGAGTGGCCACCGGCCGCCGCTGGGTGGCCGATACCGGCGTCATGCTGCGGCTGATGCAATATGCCGCAATGCTTGATCTGGTGGTGGTGGCCCATGCAGAGGATGGCGGCCTGGCCGGCGAAGGCGTGGCTACCGCAGGGGAGATGGCGACCCGCCTCGGCCTGCCCAGCGCGCCGGCAGAGGCAGAGGCGCTGGCGGTGGCGCGCGATCTCGCCCTGGCGGAGATGAGCGGTGCGCGGCTGCATTTGCGGCAGGTCACGACGCGGGCGGCGCTCGACCTTGTCCGTTCTGCCAAAGGGCGCGGCGTGGCGGTGACCTGCGGGGTAACGCCTGCCCATTTCATGCTGTCGGACCTCGCCCTGGTCGGATTCCGCACTTTTGCGCGGCTCTCCCCGCCACTGCGCACCGACGAGGACCGCAAAGCAGTGGTCGAGGCCATCGGCGACGGTACGATCGACGTGATCGCCTCAGGCCACGACCCGCGCGGGCCGGAGGACAAGCGACTGCCGTTCGTCGATGCGGAGCCGGGCATGGCGGGGGCGGAAACGCTGTTGGCGATGACCCTCACTCTGGTGCGCGACGGCGTGATCGACCTGGTCAGGGCGTTCGAACTGCTGGCTGCCACCCCTGCCCGACTGCTGGGGGTCGAAGCCGGTGTGCTGCGGGCCGGATACGAAGCGGATATCGCGCTGGTCGATCCGGAAAAGCCGTGGATCGTGAGCAGTGCCCGGATGGCCGCGACCGCCGGGAATACGCCGTTCGACGGGCAGCCTGCGCAAGGGCGCGTGCTCGCGCTCTACAAGGGCGGTGTGGCGATCGGATAA